One window of the Pan troglodytes isolate AG18354 chromosome 12, NHGRI_mPanTro3-v2.0_pri, whole genome shotgun sequence genome contains the following:
- the LOC736205 gene encoding LOW QUALITY PROTEIN: WW domain-binding protein 1-like (The sequence of the model RefSeq protein was modified relative to this genomic sequence to represent the inferred CDS: substituted 1 base at 1 genomic stop codon), protein MARASSGNGSEEAXGALRAPQQQLRELCPGVNNQPYLCESGHCCGETGCCTYYYELWWFWLLWTVLILFSCCWAFRHRLAKLRLQQQQRQREINLLAYHGACHGAGPFPTGSLLDLRLLSTFKPPAYEDAVHRPGTPPRPAPYTVAPGRPLTASSEQTCCSSSSSCPAHFEGTNVEGVSSHQSAPPHQEGEPGAGVTPAPTPPSCRYRRLTGDSGIELCPCPASGEGEPVKEVRVSATLPDLEDYSPCALPPDSVPQVFPMGLSSSEGDIP, encoded by the coding sequence ATGGCTCGGGCCAGCAGCGGGAACGGCAGCGAGGAGGCCTGAGGGGCACTTCGGGCGCCGCAACAGCAGCTTCGAGAGCTGTGCCCAGGAGTGAACAACCAGCCCTACCTCTGTGAGAGTGGTCACTGCTGCGGGGAGACTGGCTGCTGCACCTACTACTATGAGCTCTGGTGGTTCTGGCTGCTCTGGACTGTCCTCATCCTCTTTAGCTGCTGTTGGGCCTTCCGCCACCGACTAGCTAAACTCAGGCTGCAACAACAGCAGCGGCAGCGTGAAATCAACTTGTTGGCCTATCATGGGGCATGCCATGGGGCTGGTCCTTTCCCTACCGGTTCACTGCTTGACCTTCGCCTCCTCAGCACCTTCAAGCCCCCAGCCTACGAGGATGCGGTTCACCGCCCAGGCACACCCCCCCGCCCCGCGCCTTATACTGTCGCCCCAGGCCGCCCCTTGACTGCTTCCAGTGAACAAACCTGCTGTTCCTCCTCATCCAGCTGCCCTGCCCATTTTGAAGGAACAAATGTGGAAGGTGTTTCCTCCCACCAGAGTGCCCCCCCTCATCAGGAGGGTGAGCCTGGGGCAGGGGTGACCCCTGCCCCCACACCCCCCTCCTGCCGCTATCGCCGTTTAACTGGCGACTCCGGTATTGAGCTCTGCCCTTGTCCTGCCTCCGGTGAGGGTGAGCCAGTCAAGGAGGTGAGGGTTAGTGCCACCCTGCCAGATCTGGAGGACTACTCCCCGTGTGCACTGCCCCCAGATTCTGTACCGCAGGTCTTTCCCATGGGGCTGTCTTCCAGTGAAGGGGACATCCCATAA